The following is a genomic window from Bacteroidota bacterium.
GCACCTTCGACCGAGACATCCAGGCCCTACGGGAGGAATTTCAGGTACCCGTAGTGTACAAACCCGACACAGGCTACCGCCTGGAAGACAGGTCGGATGCGCCATCTGCCCGGCGTTACAGTTTAGCCTTTCGCTACCTGCTGTACAAGCAGAACGAGCTAGACCTGATAGCCGAAGCCTGCGAACCGGCCCGAGATGGTAGCAGCTATCTGCACTTTGACCACATAGAGGGCCAGGCAGCACTCACGCACATGCGAGCACTGCTGCCAGCCATACGCCAAAGCCGTATGATCCGCCTCCACTACCAGCGGTTTGGCCAGGCACATGCTGCCGAGCACAGCCTGCAGCCGCATGTACTACGCCGGGTGGGTGGGCGCTGGTACCTGCTGGCGTGGCACCCGGCAGCCGGAAACTGGGGCTACTTTGGCCTGGAGCGGATACAGGCGGTGGAGGTACTAGAGGCCCAGTTTGGCCGCCAGCCCCGGCATAAGCTGGAAGAAAAACTACTGGAAAGCATGGGGGCCTATGGGGGTACGCCCGAGCTAGTGAAGCTACGCTTCTCGCCGGGGGCCGCACCCTACGTAGACACGCTGCCGCTACATAGCACGCAAGAAAAAGAGACCCCACAGGAGGCAGATGCCCACACCAAAGGTGTGGTGTACACCTACTGGATGGCCATAACGCCGGACATGGTGGCACGCATCCTCAGCTTTGGAGCAGCGGTGGAGGTGGTAAGCCCAAACAGCCTGCGAAACGAGGTGGCGACACAACTGCGGGCAGCCCAGGCGCTGTATCAAACAGCCGAAACGCGCTGAGGACTGGGCAGTAACTCGCTCTTGGCATATAGCCAACCAAACAGCCACTGCCCCGCCCAGGGCAAAGCGGACCTGAAGTGGGAATGCTGGCCTATGTATCCCACAAATACCTACCTACCCTACTCATTCAGCAAGATAAAGCGCTGCGTCTGGCTCTGGCCCTTGTAGGTGGCCTGCAGAATGTATACCGCCTTGGCCAGGTTCCGAACCGGGATATCCAGCTCCTGCGCACCAGCACGCGCGGGTAGTACGGTGGAAAACACCTCCTGACCCAAGGGCGTGATCAGGCGTAGCTGCACGTCTGCCGCCTCATCTACAAAAATGGGTACCTTGAGCCCCTCACGGTAGTACGGACTTCCCAGGGTAAACAGACCACTAGAACCCACTGCCAGTGCTACGACATTACTGTAGTGCCCCGTTCCATCAAAGTCAAACTGCTTCAGCTGATAGTAGTGCAGTCCCTTGGGCAGTTGGGCATCTACGTGCTGGTAACTACGGGGCTCACTAGTAGTACCGCCGCCCTGCTGGGTGGCGATGGTCTGCCAGCCAGTACCGGAATTGCGCCTTAGTTCGAAACGGTCATTATTCAGCTCCCGATCGGTGCGCCAGCTTAGTATTCCGTCCTGCGCCTGCAGCTCGCCACTCAGCACCAGGCCCTCCACGGGCAGCACCCCATCTCCCACCAGCGTGATGTCAAAGTCAGCATCATTACCCGCAAATCCGTCTACAGCTATCACATATTGGGTATTGGCCGGAAGACTATTCGGGCCCCAGGTAATGTCTGAGGTGGTGCCAGGAT
Proteins encoded in this region:
- a CDS encoding WYL domain-containing protein, translated to MANKKALSRYCQLIHLLEHTSGMSKKDLLEKMSDYYADGSGRTFDRDIQALREEFQVPVVYKPDTGYRLEDRSDAPSARRYSLAFRYLLYKQNELDLIAEACEPARDGSSYLHFDHIEGQAALTHMRALLPAIRQSRMIRLHYQRFGQAHAAEHSLQPHVLRRVGGRWYLLAWHPAAGNWGYFGLERIQAVEVLEAQFGRQPRHKLEEKLLESMGAYGGTPELVKLRFSPGAAPYVDTLPLHSTQEKETPQEADAHTKGVVYTYWMAITPDMVARILSFGAAVEVVSPNSLRNEVATQLRAAQALYQTAETR